A region of Salvelinus alpinus chromosome 24, SLU_Salpinus.1, whole genome shotgun sequence DNA encodes the following proteins:
- the kif4 gene encoding kinesin family member 4, which yields MTKEDDKSIPVRVALRCRPLVAKEINEGCQTCLTFVPGEPQVVVGTEKAFTYDYVFDPTTEQEEVFNSAVSPLLCGLFKGYHATVLAYGQTGSGKTFSMGGTYTSAQENEPTVGVIPRVVRMIFQEREKYTDCEISLTVSYLEIYNEEILDLLCPSASKDKPSTINIREDPKEGIKIVGLTERQVMSAHEMVGCLELGNSARTVGSTAMNAASSRSHAIFTITLEQRRGADKSDNVVSKLHLVDLAGSERQKKTKAEGDRLKEGISINRGLLSLGNVISALGDESKKGTGFVPYRDSKLTRLLQDSLGGNSHTLMIACISPADSNIEETINTLRYADRARKIKNKPVVNVDPRAAEMKRLKQQVQELQVMLLHARGGVAPVLSGSEPAENVSKILERTRTLQDENNKLSRALSEAAGQTALMLERIIITDQANEKLQSKLEELRQHAACKVNLQRVMETLEDQELKENVEVIQNLQHVILQLQDESAGLAATIEALAADCGAEGEDSPDGPGSGSRTPTDGSPSAAADKDSPEAFTTQHALRQAQMSKELIELNNVLALKEEFVRKMCQNDSHLEPMQTEHQNNIKSLQTSVGSLQKEKEDLIQALQSAKKDVNQAKLSEQRRKRLQELEAQITDMKKKLQEQSKLLKVKESSVRSVAKLNHEIQAMKSQRVQLMRQMKEDSEKFRVWKNKKDKEVLQLKEKDRKRQFQMVKLESDFQKQANVLRRKTEEAAAANKRLKDALQKRSEVAEKRKDIHYRGMEGAAGRVKTWLLNEVEVLVSTGEARRHLQDLLEDRKILAEEISQLKQQMEAGERPAAKVRRRTLVISELESQGELEASLSKQVDNLGTEINLRSAQIADLQQKVLDADNEGRLKQRWDNITTMVEAKCALKVLMSELVSAKTTSSKLESELKQEKSNVLDLQKTLCDERKLMSTMDMEHQHHLVELEQMHQEKVLYLLGQLQSKESKSVEKKQEEETSKRERELLQRLKFQEDEIEKMRELNEQNQRLMDENEQYKQKLTRLQLASGKKINNLLPTSTQSPDDSFEYIPRKPKGRRFTTARAPLKMAIDMEELESPSESEEVEWCPEKNESGRNRKSSNVKKPKATGCACKGRCGNKLCRCRKGKMSCGENCQCDHEKCRNMDHQTSSIDSSEVTDDGSKDFVSIPQDPTAISPGDATFFKPPCVTPTKLVRKSVSVEEEEDEDEEDEERNTASFLKKKKRVLTSFQNSFFSGCTPIREES from the exons ATGACAAAGGAGGATGATAAGTCGATCCCTGTGCGGGTTGCCCTGCGGTGTCGACCTTTGGTTGCTAAAGAAATCAACGAGGGTTGCCAGACCTGTCTCACTTTCGTGCCAGGGGAGCCACAG GTGGTTGTTGGCACTGAAAAGGCGTTCACATACGATTATGTATTTGATCCTACAACTGAACAAGAGGAAGTCTTCAACAGTGCTGTTTCACCATTATTGTGTGGTCTTTTTAAAG GCTATCATGCTACTGTGCTTGCATATGGACAGACTGGTTCAGGGAAGACCTTTTCTATGGGAGGAACATACACCTCAGCCCAGGAGAATGAGCCCACCGTTGGAGTCATCCCTAGGGTGGTCAGAATGATCTTCCAGGAAAGGGAGAAGTATACCGATTGTGAAATCTCTCTTACAGTGTCTTATCTGGAG ATATACAACGAAGAGATCCTGGACTTGCTCTGTCCATCGGCATCCAAAGATAAACCATCAACCATCAACATTCGGGAGGACCCCAAAGAGGGCATAAAG ATTGTGGGCCTGACTGAGAGACAGGTGATGTCTGCCCATGAGATGGTAGGCTGCTTGGAGCTGGGGAACTCAGCCCGCACTGTGGGCTCTACTGCGATGAATGCTGCCTCGTCTCGCTCCCACGCAATATTCACCATCACCCTGGAGCAGCGCAGGGGGGCAGACAA ATCTGACAACGTGGTGTCAAAACTACACCTGGTGGATCTGGCTGGCtctgagagacagaaaaagacCAAAGCTGAGGGAGATCGTCTGAAGGAAG GCATCAGCATCAACCGAGGCCTGCTCTCCCTGGGCAATGTGATCAGCGCCCTCGGTGACGAGAGCAAGAAAGGCACCGGCTTTGTGCCCTACAGGGACTCTAAACTAACCAGACTGCTGCAGG ATTCATTGGGAGGTAACAGCCACACCTTGATGATCGCCTGCATCAGCCCTGCAGACTCCAACATTGAGGAGACGATAAACACGTTGCGTTACGCTGACAGAGCCCGCAAGATAAAAAACAAACCTGTCGTCAATGTGGACCCTCGAGCTGCTGAAATGAAACGCCTGAAGCAGCAG GTTCAGGAGTTACAGGTGATGCTTCTGCATGCACGTGGAGGTGTGGCACCAGTGCTTTCTGG GTCTGAGCCAGCGGAGAACGTGTCTAAGATCCTGGAGCGGACACGTACCCTACAGGATGAGAACAACAAGCTGAGCCGTGCGCTGAGCGAGGCAGCTGGCCAGACTGCCCTGATGCTTGAGAGGATCATCATA ACGGATCAAGCAAATGAGAAGCTGCAAAGCAAATTGGAAGAGTTGAGGCAGCATGCAGC GTGTAAGGTGAACCTGCAGAGGGTGATGGAGACTCTGGAGGACCAGGAGTTGAAGGAGAATGTGGAAGTGATCCAGAATCTGCAGCATGTCATCCTGCAGCTCCAG GATGAGAGTGCTGGCCTTGCTGCCACCATTGAGGCGTTGGCTGCAGACTGTGGGGCTGAAGGAGAGGACAGCCCTGATGGGCCAGGGAGTGGCAGCAGGACTCCAACTGATGGCTCTCCTTCA GCTGCTGCTGACAAGGACTCTCCAGAGGCCTTCACTACCCAGCATGCCCTGCGTCAGGCTCAGATGTCCAAGGAGTTGATTGAGCTCAACAACGTTCTGGCTCTGAAGGAGGAGTTTGTCAGGAAGATGTGCCAGAACGACAGCCACCTGGAGCCTATGCAGACTGAACACCAG AATAACATCAAGAGCCTGCAGACATCAGTGGGCTCTCTGCAGAAGGAAAAGGAGGACCTCATCCAGGCTCTCCAGTCTGCCAAGAAGGATGTCAATCAGGCTAA GCTGAGTGAGCAACGGAGAAAGCGTCTGCAAGAGCTGGAGGCTCAGATCACAGACATGAAGAAGAAGCTCCAGGAGCAGTCCAAACTCCTCAAGGTCAAAGAGTCCTCTGTTCGCAGCGTGGCCAAGCTCAACCATGAGATCCAG GCTATGAAGAGTCAGCGTGTACAGCTGATGAGGCAGATGAAGGAGGACTCTGAGAAGTTCAGAGTGTGGAAGAACAAGAAGGACAAGGAGGTGCTTCAGCTCAAGGAGAAG GACCGTAAACGTCAGTTTCAGATGGTGAAGCTTGAGAGTGACTTCCAGAAGCAAGCTAATGTCCTGCGTCGTAAAACTGAGGAG GCCGCAGCAGCCAATAAGCGTCTGAAGGATGCCCTGCAGAAGAGGAGTGAGGTGGCAGAGAAACGAAAGGATATCCattacagagggatggagggagcagcCGGGAGAGTGAAG ACCTGGCTCCTGAACGAGGTGGAGGTGCTGGTGAGCACAGGGGAGGCGCGGCGCCACCTGCAGGACCTGCTGGAGGACAGGAAGATCCTGGCAGAGGAGATCTCCCAGCTTAAACAACAGATGGAGGCAGGGGAGCGGCCTGCTGCCAAAGTCAGG CGTCGGACCCTCGTCATCTCAGAGCTGGAGAGTCAGGGAGAGCTGGAGGCGTCTCTCAGCAAACAGGTGGACAATCTGGGGACAGAGATAAACCTCAG GAGTGCCCAGATAGCTGACCTACAACAGAAGGTTCTGGATGCAGACAATGAGGGGCGCTTGAAGCAACGCTGGGACAACATCACTACTATGGTGGAGGCCAAGTGTGCCCTCAAGGTCCTCATGTCAGAG TTGGTGTCTGCCAAAACGACCAGTTCTAAGCTGGAGAGCGAGCTAAAGCAAGAGAAAAGCAACGTGCTGGACCTGCAGAAGACGCTGTGTGACGAGAGGAAACTGATGTCTACCATGGACATGGAGCACCAGCACCACCTGGTGGAGCTGGAGCAGATGCACCAGGAGAAGGTCCTGTACCTCCTGGGTCAGCTGCAGAGCAAGGAGAGCAAGTCAGTGGAGAAAAAACAGGAGGAGGAGACttcaaaaagagagagggagcttcTGCAGCGCCTCAAGTTCCAG GAGGATGAGATTGAAAAGATGCGGGAATTGAATGAGCAAAACCAGAGGCTGATGGATGAAAATGAACAATACAAACAG AAACTAACACGGCTCCAGTTGGCCAGTGGGAAAAAGATCAACAACCTACTGCCAACATCCACTCAGTCCCCAGATGACTCCTTTGAGTACATCCCGCGTAAG CCTAAAGGCCGGCGTTTCACTACAGCCAGGGCTCCCCTGAAGATGGCCATTGACATGGAGGAGCTAGAGTCTCCCTCAGAGTCAGAGGAGGTTGAGTGGTGCCCTGAGAAGAATGAGAGCGGCCGTAACAGAAAGAGCTCCAATGTCAAAAAACCCAAGGCTACAGGG TGTGCCTGTAAGGGTCGCTGTGGCAACAAGCTGTGCCGGTGCCGTAAGGGAAAGATGAGCTGTGGGGAGAACTGCCAGTGTGACCATGAGAAGTGTCGCAACATGGACCACCAGACGTCTAGTATA GACTCTAGCGAGGTCACCGATGATGGGTCCAAAGATTTCGTTTCTATTCCTCAAGACCCCACGGCCATTAGCCCTGGTGACGCCACGTTCTTTAAACCACCCTGTGTCACTCCCACCAAG CTTGTGAGGAAGAGTGTCTCTgtcgaggaggaggaagatgaagatgaggaggatgaagagaggaACACGGCCAGCTTCTTGAAGAAGAAAAAACGAGTCCTTACTAGCTTCCAGAACAGCTTTTTCTCTGGATGTACGCCCATCAGGGAAGAGTCTTAA
- the LOC139552542 gene encoding small ribosomal subunit protein uS12m-like, translated as MAFLVSLRPALTSFLQVSQSVSQWSGPVLSRTMATLNQMHRRGKPSPPPPSVSAMFGRPQLKAVILKTMIRKPKKPNSANRKCARVRLSNGKEAVVFIPGEGHNLQEHNVVLVQGGRTQDLPGVKLTVVRGKYDCAHVVKKKNN; from the exons ATGGCTTTTTTGGTGAGTCTGAGACCAGCGTTGACATCATTTCTGCAAG TGTCTCAGTCTGTCTCCCAATGGTCCGGACCTGTCCTCTCCAGAACTATGGCTACGCTGAATCAGATGCATCGCCGTGGAAAGCCATCGCCCCCTCCCCCGAGCGTCAGTGCCATGTTCGGCCGCCCCCAGCTGAAGGCAGTAATCCTGAAGACAATGATCCGGAAACCCAAGAAGCCAAACTCTGCCAACCGTAAATGTGCCAGAGTCCGCCTCAGTAACGGCAAGGAGGCAGTGGTGTTCATTCCTGGGGAGGGACACAACCTCCAGGAGCACAACGTAGTGCTGGTGCAGGGGGGCAGGACACAGGACCTGCCAGGAGTCAAGCTGACTGTGGTCAGGGGAAAATATGACTGTGCCCATGTTGTGAAGAAGAAAAATAACTAA